A region from the Sphingomonas flavescens genome encodes:
- a CDS encoding glucoamylase family protein: MIGPLHRREFLGASALAAAAGAALPAPAFAASSRSLPAFYGDIERRTFNWFWDTANRKNGLVPDRWPTPSFCSIASVGYALPCYAVGVERGWCSRSEARDLTLTTLRFFWNAPQGPAPTGTTGHAGFFYHFIDMDTGLRFRDVELSSVDTTILLMGILFAGQYYSGAHPAEREIRELAQKIYARADWNHFRSDGRRALSMGWHPGSGLIDRHWDGMNEGMFIYILALGAPLHPVPANSWGVWTASYEPFWRGHGPTHRIAFAPLFGHQYSHIWIDFRGIRDRVMREAGFDYFENSRRATYANRAYCIANPMRWDGYSKDIWGLTACDGPGSFQAEVKDGIREFFGYSARGPMTEPDGRDDGTIAPTAALGSLPFASEICIPAAAAMMKWPGLYQKYGFLDSFNPTFRNIKVKVETGTVDPQTGWVAKDYLGIDQGPILLQAANYRDDFVWRTMRQVPAIRRGLKLAGFTGGWLA, encoded by the coding sequence ATGATCGGTCCGTTGCATCGCCGTGAGTTTCTGGGCGCGTCGGCTCTGGCGGCGGCCGCCGGAGCCGCGTTGCCGGCACCCGCTTTTGCAGCCAGCAGCCGAAGCCTGCCAGCATTCTACGGCGATATCGAACGACGTACCTTCAATTGGTTTTGGGATACGGCCAACCGCAAGAACGGCCTCGTCCCCGATCGCTGGCCGACGCCTTCCTTCTGCAGCATCGCGTCGGTCGGCTACGCCCTCCCCTGCTACGCCGTCGGCGTCGAGCGCGGCTGGTGCTCGCGCAGCGAAGCGCGCGATCTGACGCTGACGACGCTCCGCTTCTTCTGGAACGCGCCGCAGGGTCCGGCGCCGACCGGTACGACGGGGCACGCCGGCTTTTTTTACCACTTCATCGACATGGACACGGGCCTGCGGTTCCGCGACGTCGAACTGTCGAGCGTAGACACCACCATCCTGCTGATGGGCATCCTGTTCGCCGGCCAATATTACAGCGGCGCGCATCCCGCCGAACGCGAGATCCGCGAGCTTGCGCAAAAGATCTACGCGCGCGCCGACTGGAATCATTTCCGCTCCGACGGCCGCCGCGCGCTCTCCATGGGCTGGCACCCGGGGAGCGGGCTGATCGACCGTCACTGGGACGGCATGAACGAGGGGATGTTCATCTACATCCTCGCGCTCGGCGCGCCGCTGCATCCGGTCCCCGCAAACAGCTGGGGTGTGTGGACGGCATCCTACGAGCCGTTCTGGCGCGGCCACGGGCCGACGCACCGGATCGCGTTCGCGCCGCTGTTCGGACACCAGTACAGCCACATCTGGATCGACTTCCGCGGTATCCGCGACCGTGTAATGCGCGAGGCGGGATTCGATTATTTCGAGAACAGCCGCCGTGCGACTTACGCCAACCGTGCCTATTGCATTGCCAACCCGATGCGTTGGGACGGCTATTCGAAGGACATCTGGGGCCTCACGGCCTGTGATGGTCCGGGCTCATTCCAGGCGGAGGTGAAGGACGGCATTCGCGAGTTCTTCGGATATTCAGCCCGCGGGCCGATGACCGAACCGGATGGCCGCGACGACGGCACGATCGCGCCGACGGCCGCATTAGGATCATTACCGTTCGCGTCCGAGATCTGCATTCCCGCGGCGGCTGCGATGATGAAGTGGCCGGGCCTGTACCAAAAGTACGGCTTCCTCGACTCGTTCAACCCGACGTTCCGGAACATCAAAGTGAAGGTCGAAACCGGGACGGTCGATCCGCAGACCGGCTGGGTGGCGAAGGATTATCTCGGCATCGACCAGGGGCCGATCTTGCTGCAGGCCGCGAATTACCGCGACGATTTCGTGTGGCGGACGATGCGGCAGGTGCCCGCGATCCGCAGGGGGCTGAAGCTCGCCGGGTTCACCGGCGGCTGGCTCGCCTAG
- a CDS encoding LacI family DNA-binding transcriptional regulator, producing the protein MTLLEIAAQQSAMPQPTIRDVARRAQLSVATVSRVLNGFENVSEQAKEKVNAAARELGYVPHAGARSLSLSRTNALGVVLPALHGEFFSEVVRGMDEVASEHGYFLLLTNIHRDAPGSNQVLRAMRGRVDGLLLMAPHVQDQELVEALPQGLPTLLINTRAPSAQRPGIHLDNAAGAAMVGEHFLNLGRRKLVHITGPTGNIDAQERADAFARVVEGESAATLEIVEGDFYEESGTRAVEQLLARGAEFDAIFAANDNMAIGAMQALQAAGRRVPEDVLVAGFDDIPQAAHLGLTTVRVRIAELGERAISRLLAVLAGGDDQDNELHKPELVVRSTTQK; encoded by the coding sequence GTGACTTTGCTCGAAATTGCAGCACAACAATCCGCGATGCCGCAACCGACGATCCGGGATGTTGCCAGACGCGCGCAATTGTCCGTCGCCACGGTTTCCCGAGTCCTCAACGGGTTCGAAAATGTCAGCGAGCAAGCCAAGGAAAAGGTCAACGCCGCGGCGCGCGAACTGGGATACGTCCCGCACGCCGGCGCCCGCAGCCTGAGCCTTTCGCGCACCAATGCGCTCGGCGTCGTTTTACCGGCGCTCCACGGCGAATTCTTTTCCGAAGTCGTGCGCGGCATGGACGAGGTCGCCAGCGAGCACGGCTATTTCCTGCTGCTCACCAACATCCATCGCGATGCGCCGGGGAGCAACCAGGTGCTTAGGGCGATGCGCGGACGGGTCGACGGCCTGCTGCTGATGGCGCCGCATGTGCAGGACCAGGAACTGGTTGAGGCGTTGCCGCAAGGACTGCCAACCCTGCTGATCAACACCCGCGCCCCGTCGGCGCAGCGACCCGGCATCCACCTCGACAATGCAGCGGGCGCGGCGATGGTGGGCGAGCATTTCCTCAACCTCGGACGCCGCAAGCTGGTGCACATCACCGGGCCGACCGGGAACATCGACGCGCAGGAGCGCGCCGACGCCTTTGCTCGAGTCGTCGAAGGAGAGTCTGCGGCAACGCTCGAAATCGTCGAAGGGGATTTCTACGAAGAATCCGGCACGCGCGCGGTCGAGCAACTGCTGGCCCGCGGCGCCGAGTTCGACGCGATCTTCGCAGCCAACGACAATATGGCGATCGGCGCGATGCAGGCGCTGCAGGCCGCGGGCCGGCGCGTGCCCGAGGATGTGCTGGTCGCCGGCTTCGACGACATCCCGCAGGCGGCGCACCTTGGCCTGACGACCGTGCGCGTGCGCATTGCCGAATTGGGTGAGCGCGCGATCTCGCGGTTGCTTGCCGTGCTCGCCGGCGGCGATGACCAAGATAACGAGCTGCACAAACCCGAACTCGTCGTCAGGAGCACCACGCAAAAATGA